A single genomic interval of Caldalkalibacillus uzonensis harbors:
- a CDS encoding YheC/YheD family protein has translation MFHSFPYHPPNQTTVAVFVKSSVIKALNDQRVKERIDFLRQANQQVRTNLYFFAMPDVDLLNKQIKGTYYDDQCKMWKQKVFPFPVVLYQRRSNGKKQVQAFFRRLRENGVIFLNAQGDFNKWDVYQKLSKNEDMKEYLPTTVSFTGINDLMYMFEHFDRVYVKPHVGRYSRKVILVENNTGEGFKYSYYGNSLKGGSAKTLEELDQKLHQICGNKKLLIQQAIESQWRHDDRIVDFRSEVQRNGNGEVEVVATSVREADKCVPITSTRANTSVYSLQTFLTECLQYSKQDRFFLEKKIDDFLINVFYHIERLYGKFGELGIDFVIDPNGKMFLIEVNARSAKQSLIQSYDNPTIKKAFINPLEYAKFLHLTSFNTEV, from the coding sequence GTGTTTCATTCCTTTCCATATCATCCTCCCAATCAAACGACCGTAGCTGTATTCGTTAAATCCTCAGTCATTAAGGCACTGAATGATCAGCGTGTAAAGGAACGGATTGACTTTCTTCGTCAGGCAAACCAGCAAGTAAGGACCAACTTATACTTTTTTGCGATGCCCGATGTAGATTTATTAAATAAACAGATCAAGGGAACATATTATGATGATCAATGTAAAATGTGGAAACAAAAGGTATTCCCTTTTCCAGTTGTTTTATATCAACGTCGGTCAAACGGTAAGAAGCAGGTTCAAGCATTTTTTCGGAGGTTAAGAGAAAATGGCGTCATCTTTTTAAATGCACAGGGCGATTTTAACAAATGGGATGTCTATCAAAAATTAAGTAAAAACGAAGATATGAAAGAATATTTACCTACCACTGTCTCATTTACAGGGATAAATGATTTAATGTATATGTTTGAGCATTTCGATAGGGTATATGTTAAACCACATGTAGGAAGATACAGTAGAAAAGTCATTCTTGTGGAAAATAATACAGGAGAGGGGTTTAAGTATAGTTACTATGGTAATAGCTTGAAGGGAGGTTCTGCAAAAACATTAGAAGAGTTGGATCAAAAATTACATCAAATATGTGGTAACAAAAAACTGCTCATTCAGCAAGCGATAGAAAGTCAATGGAGGCATGATGATCGGATCGTGGACTTCAGGTCCGAAGTTCAACGCAATGGGAACGGTGAGGTGGAGGTCGTCGCTACGTCTGTACGTGAAGCGGACAAGTGTGTACCTATAACCAGTACAAGAGCTAATACCAGTGTATACTCGCTGCAAACGTTCTTAACAGAATGCCTTCAATATTCGAAACAAGATAGATTCTTTTTGGAGAAGAAGATAGATGATTTTTTAATCAATGTTTTTTACCATATTGAACGTTTATACGGAAAATTTGGGGAATTGGGCATCGATTTTGTGATCGATCCTAACGGGAAGATGTTTCTGATCGAAGTCAATGCCAGATCCGCCAAACAATCGTTAATTCAGTCATATGACAATCCTACAATCAAAAAAGCTTTTATCAATCCGTTGGAATATGCAAAATTTCTGCATTTAACAAGCTTCAATACGGAGGTGTAG
- a CDS encoding glycosyltransferase family 4 protein, whose protein sequence is MKIVFVSPGKFSVPPVIGTSVEHDIEMVGKSLYPHHVVIYTRKCEEYPVSTQEGHVEYRRFTYHHWRDYLQLVLEDLKRFHPDIIQVENRPQYISIIKNHFPHTPVVLNMHSLTFISSRLISTEEANHAMGQVDALITNSRFLQREYEERFPQVEGKTYGIHLGIAPEHYRAAEKAKQKLRNLKNIYGIQQGDRVLLFVGRIIKGKGLHHLINAMHQIRNRHESVKLLVVGSPRYGRNTSTRYFRRIKKEAKRLKDCIIFTQFIKPEDMPYMYQLADVVVTPSTGKEALCRVNLEAMASKKPVVTTDSGGIPEIVIDNETGYVVPIENISEQLPQKINKLLQSKTLRKRFGENGLARVKDFTWEQTAKAYVNVYRKLIK, encoded by the coding sequence ATGAAGATCGTCTTTGTTAGCCCTGGGAAATTTTCTGTTCCACCAGTCATCGGTACATCTGTGGAACATGATATTGAAATGGTGGGTAAGTCTTTATATCCCCATCATGTTGTGATTTATACACGTAAGTGTGAAGAATATCCGGTGTCTACTCAGGAGGGGCATGTTGAATACCGCCGTTTCACTTACCATCATTGGCGAGATTATTTACAATTAGTGCTTGAAGATTTAAAGAGATTTCACCCAGATATTATCCAGGTGGAAAACCGTCCTCAATATATTTCAATCATTAAAAACCATTTTCCTCATACACCTGTCGTTCTCAATATGCACTCGCTTACCTTCATATCTTCCAGACTGATTTCAACAGAAGAGGCCAATCATGCCATGGGTCAGGTGGACGCATTGATTACAAATAGCCGCTTTCTTCAAAGAGAATATGAGGAACGATTTCCACAAGTAGAAGGAAAGACATACGGCATTCATTTAGGAATCGCCCCAGAACATTACCGTGCTGCAGAAAAGGCTAAACAGAAATTACGCAACCTAAAAAACATATATGGGATACAACAAGGCGATAGAGTGCTACTTTTTGTTGGGCGTATCATCAAAGGGAAAGGTCTTCACCATCTGATTAACGCCATGCATCAAATACGGAATCGGCATGAAAGTGTAAAGTTACTTGTTGTCGGCAGCCCCAGGTATGGGCGTAACACATCCACACGTTATTTCCGCAGGATTAAAAAGGAAGCGAAACGATTAAAAGATTGTATCATATTCACCCAATTTATAAAACCGGAAGACATGCCTTATATGTATCAGTTAGCCGATGTGGTGGTGACGCCATCGACCGGAAAAGAGGCATTATGTCGAGTGAATTTGGAAGCCATGGCCTCAAAGAAGCCGGTGGTGACAACTGATAGTGGTGGGATACCGGAAATCGTGATAGATAACGAAACTGGGTATGTTGTACCCATAGAAAATATATCTGAACAGTTACCTCAAAAGATCAATAAGCTGCTACAGTCTAAAACGTTACGAAAGCGCTTTGGAGAAAATGGGCTGGCTCGTGTAAAGGATTTTACTTGGGAACAGACAGCCAAAGCATACGTTAACGTGTACCGGAAACTTATCAAATAA